The Oscillatoria salina IIICB1 DNA segment CTGTTAGCGTCAGTGATGAGTTAACCCCCGAAACCCCACCTTGGCAAATGCTAGACCGTTTGCAGAGAGTTCAGGCAAATTATCTCTTTTGTGGTCGTTCGGGTCAAGTATTTGAATATCAGCTACAAGGAGGTTCGGTAAATAGTTCGGTGATGACTTTAGAATCTAAGCAACCCGTGCAAACGATTACTGCACCTAAAAGAAGAGTTATTGGGGTGGGAAATGTCGGTAGAGAACCAGGAAAGGCTACTTATACGCTTTATAGTCCGTATAGCGAACTCGCCAAAGGCGAGGCACTGCGCGATCGCCTAGAATTCAAAAAAGTTTACTATGGCAAGAAAAAGGGATTTGGTAATTAGGGCTTGCTGAAGAAAATTAACTTTCTGTGTCTAGGGGATATGGTATCCGCAACCAAGCGCGATCGCTCTTTAATTTCCCACCGCAAGAAACCCGGTTTCTGATATTTACATTCACAGTGAATTCTGGATGAATCGATACTCACTGATGACTTCAGCTAACTGATAGCAGGTTTCATAGTCTAAATAGTCTCTGAAGTATCCAAAAACATTAGAGATAATATTTCGGTTTTCTGGATATTGTTTCAAGCCCTGCTGCGAGTAAGCGATCGGCTAAACTAGAGCTTGATGTGAAGGCAAAGAAGGAAGCGATCGTGAAGCAAATCATCTATTCTGGGTTTTTGGCAATTTTAGGAATGACTGTCAGTATTGACAGCGCGATCGCGCAAGTTGAAAATCCGTCAGATACCTTTGAGACGTTTACAGATTGGTGTCTGAATCAAGACGAGTTAACCCCAGAGGCTCGTCATACGGTTCAAGTATTATTAGAGCAAGCAGAAACACAAGAGTGCGATCGCGCCACAGAAATTCTCACTCAAAAAAAAGAGCTTAATCTAAGTGAAAATGCGATTGTAGACGTAACCCCCTTAGCTAGTCTTCAGAATCTGACATCGCTTGGGCTTGGTGAAAATAACATTGAAGATGTAACGCCCTTAGCCAATCTCCACAATCTGACAGCGATTGTTCTTTGGAACAATGAGATTGTAGATGTAACCCCCTTAGCCAGTCTCCAGAATCTGGAAGAGCTTTATCTTATTAACAATGAAATTGAAGATGTAACCCCCTTAGCCAATCTCCAGAATCTGGAAGAGCTTTATCTTATTAACAATGAAATTGAAGATGTAACCCCCTTAGCCAATCTCCACAATCTGACATTGCTTTGGCTTGGTGACAATGAGATTGTGGATTTAAAACCCTTAGCCAATCTCCAAAATCTGACATGGCTTGAGGTCGGTTCCAATGGGATTGTAGATGTAACGCCCTTAGCCAATCTCCACAATCTGACAGAGCTTGAGGTTGATGGAAATAAGATTGTAGATGTAACGCCCTTAGCCAATCTCCAGAATCTGACACGGCTTGAGGTTGGTTTCAATGAGATTGTAGATGTAACGCCCTTAGCCAATCTCCAGAATTTGACACGGCTTGAGGTTGGTGGAAATGGGATTGTAGATGTAACCCCCTTAGCCAATCTCCAGAATCTGGAAGAGCTTTATCTTATTGACAATGAGATTGTAGATGTAACGCCCTTAGCCAATCTCCAGAATTTGACACGGCTTGAGCTTCGTGACAATGAGATTGAAGATGTAACTCCCTTAGCCAATCTCCAGAATTTGACAACGCTTGGGCTTGGTGGAAATGAGATTGTAGATGTAACCTCCTTAGCCAATCTCCAGAATTTGACAACGCTTGGGCTTGATTTCAATGAGATTGTAGATGTAACCTCCTTAGCCAATCTCCACAATCTCGAAGAGCTTTTTCTTAGTTTCAATAAAATTGTAGATGTAACCCCCTTAGCTAATCTCCACAATCTCGAAGAGCTTGATCTTGGTTCCAATAATATTGGAGATGTAACCCCCTTAGCCAATCTCCAGAATCTGACAACACTTGGGCTTAGTGGAAACGATCTCAAAATTCCCACTTGTCCAATTCAACCAGAAACCGTTTGCAGGTTCTAGTAGAACAACAATATCGCTGTAGTCTTGAAAGCAAAAGTAAAAATTGCAGTCGTGGGAGATGTTCGCGATCGATGGGAAACTGAGGTGAGGGGGAAATATTTGGTTTTTGGCTAAACTAGAGCTTGACATGAAGGCAAAAAAGGAAGCGATCGTGAAGCAAATCATCTATTCTGGGTTTTTGGCAATTTTAGGAATGATTGTCAGTGTTGACAGGGCGATCGCACAAGTTCAAAATCCTTCAGATACCTTTAAGACGTTTACGGATTGGTGTCTCAATCAAAACGATTTAACCCCAGAGGCTCGTCATACGGTTCAAGTGTTATTAGAGCAAGCAGAAATACAAGAGTGCGATCGCGCCACAGAAATTCTCACTCAAAAAAAAGAGCTTAATCTAAGTGAAAATAAGATTGTAGATGTAACCCCCTTAGCCAATCTCCAGAATCTGAGAGAGCTTGGGCTTGGTGGAAATGATCTCAAAATTCCCACTTGTCCAATTCAACCAGACACCGTTTGCATCTTCGAGTAGAACACCAATATCGCTGTAGTCATGAAAGCAAAAGTAAAAATCACGATCGTGGGAGATATTCGCGACTAATGGGAAACTAAAGATTGAATTGCCCTTGAACGTATGGGGATCGATCTATTTTTGTGGGGGATTTTGGTAATGAAGCGATCGCGCGATCGCGCTTATCTCTATTAATCTGGGAATCAATTGACGAATTTCACAGGCGACCATCAACCTACATCGTACGGTCGGGATGCTACGAATCCTAGAGGAAATATGTATTCAAGTACAATAGTTAATCAACTTAATTTACGATAACTATGTCTCGCGCTAAAGCCCTGCAATATTATCTTTTAACCCGTCTAATGCTCGCACCACTGATGTTGTTTACCATCGTCACCCTCGTCTTTCTCTTGTTGCGAGCAACTCCCGGCGATCCTGCTGATGCTATTCTAGGTAATCGCGCCCCGGAAGCGGCAAAAATTGCTCTGCGCGAACAACTTGGACTTAACAAACCTTTGTTTCTGCAATATCTCGACTATCTCGGCGATTTGCTGCGTCTCGACTTAGGAAGCTCCCTCACTAGCGCTGGTTTGCCAGTTTGGGAGGTAATTAAGCAATATTTTCCCGCTACAGTGGAACTTGCTTTTTTTAGTATGGTAGTTGCCGTAATTGTGGGCGTGGGTGTAGGCATGATTTCTGCTTCGTTTCCAGGTACATTTCTCGATGCTGGGGGTAGACTTTTTGGCATTATTACCTACTCTTTGCCTTTATTTTGGGTGGGAATGGTTTTGCAATTAATTTTTGCTGTGGGGCTAGGTTGGTTTCCGATTGGTACTCGTTTTCCGATTAGTTATCCACCACCGCCAACGATTACTGGCTTGTACACTTTTGATAGTCTTTTAAGTGGTAATTTTCAGCAATTTTTGATTGCTTTGCATTATCTGGCTTTACCTTGTTTGGCTTTGGGCGTACTTTTGAGCGGTATTTTCGAGCGAATTGTGCGCGTAAATTTGAAGAAAACTTTGCAAGCAGATTATGTGGAAGCTGCGAGGGCGAGAGGGATTCCGGAAATTAAAATTCTGTTTAATCATGCTTTTAAAAATGCTTTAATTCCGGTAATTACAATTCTGGGATTGACTTTTGCTGCTTTGTTGGGAGGTGCAGTTTTAACTGAAGTTACCTTCTCTTGGCCCGGTTTAGGTAATCGTCTCTATGAAGCCATTTCCCTGAGAGATTATCCCACAGTCCAGGGAATTATGGTCTTTTTTGGCGCGATCGTGGTGGTGGCTAGCATTTTGATTGATATTGCTAATGCTTATGTCGATCCGCGTATTCGTTATTAATAGTAGGGGCAACCACAGGGGGATTGCCCCTAAATTTTGGTTGTGAGAAATTTCTTAACATATTCTGTTAAAATTTTTCTCAAAAATCAATTGCTTTTCTTCAGTTATGGCAAGCTAAAATTAGTAGGCTTCCCAAGCCGATTAAGCCAAGGGGGAAGGTATGAAAATATCACAGCCAGATCGGGAATTGTTACCTAATGAAACGCCGACACTAGAAGGGTTAACTGATAGTGGTTTCAAGAAGATTCTTGTTGCTCTCGATCGCCAGAGTGAAAAAACAATTTTTGCTAAAGCACTGAAATTAGCAAGCCAAGGTGAAAGCAATTTAATGATTTTCCACGGGATTAGCGAACAGTTGCTGAAAACTCCAGATATGGTTAATACAGCAAATCCTTGGGCTTTTGATGGCTTTTATCCCCCAGACAATTTTGAATACTTCGAGAAAGTTCGTCAGGCAGCCCTGAATGAAGTTTTAAGCTGGTTGCGATCGCTGTGTGAAACGGCAACAAATCTCGGCATTCCGACAGAGTTTGATTACAAAATGGGAGATCCCGGACACGTAATTTGTAATTGTGCTAAAAATTGGGGTGCAGATTTAATTATTGTCGGTCGTCGGGGTCGCTCTGGTTTAAGCGAAATTTTGCTTGGTAGTGTTAGTAATTACGTTTTGCATCATGCTACCTGTGCAGTTTTGGTTGTTCAGTAAGGGGCAATAATTACAGTTTCTATCTACTCAGGGACTCGCTCAATTTGCGTTTGAAAATAAGCTTCTTGATAGCCTAACATCTCAGCTATTTTTAAACCTTCTTGCAGCATAGCTAAAGCTTGAGTGTAGTTTTTCTGTTGGAAATAAATTTGCGCGAGTTGGTCGTAAGTGTTCATCAAATTATAAAAATCATAAGACTGTTGTTCGACCTTAATTAATTCCTGATAAACGGCGATCGCGTAGTCAGTTTCATCATAAGCTGCGTATAGTTGGGCTAATTGATTAAGTGCATTACGAGCATAAGCAAACTGTTGCAAAGCCCAAGCTAAGTCAAAAGCTTCCCGATAGTTTTTGCTGGCTTGTTCTGGTTGATTAATTGTGCGATAATTATTAGCAAGAGAAATTTTCAGTTCGGCTAATTTGACTAATTGTTGATTGCCTTGATAAATTTCGGCTAACTGTTCTTGAATGGGGATCGCCTTTTCTGGTTCTTTTGCTTGCTGATAAATAAAAGCTAGCTGTTCGAGATAATTTAGTTGTTCGAGAGGAAGAAGCGGTAATTCAGTTAAATTGAGTAACTCTTCATAAGCTTGGGCTGCTTGGGAATAATTAAACCAAGTTAAATTTAGTTTTCCGATAGTTTGTAAAGCTGTAGCGATCGCGCGACGATCTTGGACTTCGCGCGCTCGTTGTAAAATTATCTCATACACTGATAAAGCCTGTTTGGGAACCCGAATTTGTTCGTAAGCAACACCTAAAGCAGTCAGTAACTCTGGAGTTAACTGATTTTCTGCGGCTGCTTCTTGCTGAATAGTTTCTAAACGCTGAGTAATAATTTGGACATCTCTTTTGCGAGTATTATTCCAAGCAACTACTCCCACTCTCGCTAAAGAATTTACCTCTTCAATTATACCTAAAAAACGGCGCAAACGCAATTCCCGATACCAAATTGTAAACGCCTCATCTTGCTTTCCACTATTAAATAAAGCAGTTGCTTCCGCATTCAATTTAGCCAATTCCTGTTCTAAACGCAAACGTTCCACCGCAGAGAGAGAACGATCGCCACTTAAATCGGGTAATAATGGATCGGGAGTAGTAATTTCTAAAGGACTAACTTGCGGTTGAGTCTGGGCTAATGCTAAATTTAGATCGCCAAACCAAGACATATTTATTGTCAAACTTCCTACAACTACCGCCATTCCCAATTTAAGCATTTTTGAGTAACCTTTCGCGTAGCCCATCTCAATTTTACCTAGTTTAACTTAACTTTGCTACCCGATCTGACTGAAAAAACCTCAACTAAGTTTCTCTTTAATTATTCTCCCGCTTGTTGTTTAAGTAAATTCACCACAGTATCCAACAACCATAATCCAGCATCTCGTAAAGCTTGAATTCTTTCTGATACATCATTAATAATTCCACGTTGTTTTGCCAACAAAATTATTCTCCCTGTACCGTAATAATACCAAAGCTTTTAGCACATCGACGCGCTGCACGATCGTCAATTATTGCTCCATAGTTTACTGCTTTTAATGCTAAACTTAATACTTCGGATTCTCCTTTTTCTAAATCCCAAGCCGCTATTTCAGGTTCTACTGAAGAAACTTCTACTTTTCGCACCCAATCTACGTTAGGTAATTGCTGAGAAGCAAAATCATCTTTACTTGAATTCGTTATCTCATCCCAAACACCTTGGGGAATAAAAATTTCTTCAAAAAGCTGTGGGAGGAGATCGGTTTGTTGACTCTTAAACAAAACAATTAGTGGGGAAGAATTAACAATAACTTTTTTAATCAACATTATTCATATCTTCAGCTAATTCTTCAGCAGTATCTTGCATAAAATCCACTTGATAGCGAGTTAAAGCAGCAATAAAGTCAGCACGACTTAAGCCAGCGATTTCTGCTGCTTTACCTTGAGATATTTCTCCTCACTCATACCATTTGATTGCCGCAGCTATACGCATTTCGCTAACAAATTCATCGGGAGATTTTCTCAAAGCGGAAAAAACTGTTTCTGGTAGTTGAATAGATAAGTTTTTCATGAGATGATTATTTGAGATTAAGATAATTATAGGAAAAATTAAGCGAGAGTTAGTAAATTGAAGCCGATCCTAATGAATAAAATAGCCAAACTACTTTTAAGCCTGGTACTGCTGATAAGTTTAACTGCTTGCAGCACAAATCGACTGAACGCCCAAGAAAGAATATTTCTCGATTTGAAATTAGAATTTTTAGACGAATATCAGTTGCCAAAAAGTAACTTTAATGGTACGAAAGTCGGAGGATTATCCGCGATCGCCTACGATCCCGCTTCCTCGAACTACTATGTAATTTCTGACGATCGCAGTAACTTTGCCCCCGCAAGATTTTATACTTTCAACATTGGCTTTAATCAAAAAGACTTAGATAAGATCGGCATAGAGAAGGTTGACATCAAAAACGTTACCTATCTCCGTAACGAAAACGGACAAACTTATCCTGCGGGTAGCGTCGATCTTGAAGGAATTGCTGTTTCTCCGAAAAGAACGATCTTCGTTTCCAGTGAAGGAATTCCCTCTCAACAAATTGCGCCCTTAATTGCTGAGTATGACATCGAAACTGGGAAACTACTGTCAAAATTACGACTTCCCCAACGTTACTTACCCAACGAAACCGATAAACAAGACGAACCTCCACGAGGAGTCCAAGATAACCTCGGCTTTGAATCCTTATCCCTTAATCCTAACGGATTAGCAGCCAGCGATCCCTTTCGGTTATTTACCGCCACCGAAGCAGCACTACTACAAGATAAAATAGCGTTAAATCCAGAAACTAGCGATCGCCTGCGCTTTCTCCACTACGTTATCGGACCCGTAGGTTCCCCATTGTTACTAGCCGAACACTTGTATTTACTCGAACCCACACCAAAAAACACGATCGCCAATGGCTTAACCGAGATGAGTGCGATCGAACCAGAAGGATTCTTCTTAACATTAGAGCGCACATTCGGCGCGATCGGAGCAGGAGCAAAAATTTTTCAAGTCGTCATTGGTAACGCTACCGACATCTCCGGTGTTGACAGCTTAAAAGGAGAACTGGGCGAACTGCAACCCCTCAAGAAAAAAATCTTACTCGATCTTAGCGAACTCGGTATTTATCTCGACAACCTCGAAGCAATGACCCTCGGACCGCGTTTTCGCGACGGAACCCAAAGTTTAATTTTACTCAGCGATGATAATTTTCGTGACAACCAAGTAACTCAGTTTCTCTTATTCCGCCTCACAGAGGGATGATTTAACATAGTCGGTTTGGCTCGTAGCTTACCAAAGAGACAAAAAATAGCACAAAGACAACATAGTTATGACAGATATCAAAACCTTAGCTCAATTAATGGCAGCAGATTTTAGCAACCAAGAGCAAGCCTTTGAAAATCCCCCTTTATTCGCTCATATCCGCGTCTGTATGCGTCCTCTGCCCTTAGAATTTCTCGATGGAGTGAGTATGATGGTAGAGCAAGCTTACGATTATATGCTCAACACGCCTTATCGACTGCGAGTGATTAAGTTAGTAGGGAGCGATCGCGGCATTGAAATTGAAAACTACATCGTTAAAGACGAGAAAGACGAGAAAAACTTCCACGGTGCAACTCGCGACTTAGATAGATTGTACACCTTAAAACCAGCCCAAATCGAGAAATTACCAGGCTGCAACATGATCGTCAAGAAAACTGAAAACGGCTTTACCGGAGAAGTCGAACCCGGTAAAAGTTGTATCGTCGTCCGCAAAGGAAAAACCACCTATCTCGACAGTACCTTTGAAATCGACGAAACCCAATTTATCAGCTACGATCGCGGACGAGATCCAGAAACCGACGAACACATTTGGGGTTCTGTCGCAGGTCCATTTCGCTTTGTCCGTTGGGCAACTTTTGCCGACGAAGTAAAAAGTTAAAGATTAAATTTGCTATTTTATTAGTTGCCACCGCAGCTACATCAGCTAAACCCGTTAAAGCGGGTTTTTTTTGTTTAGTTGAATTGATATGACGATCGTTTAAATCAGGTAAAAAATAGATTATGAGCAAAACTTTAGCTCTGCAAATTATCAAATTTTCGGCAGATAAAAATTGTTTAAGCGAATGCACAATATCTTATCGAAGGATATCACCTTATACAGTTAATTTTCAAAATCACGAATTAGGAAATCACCAGTTTGAAGGTAGAGATATTTTTGATTGTCTTTGTCAACTTAGAGTCCTTCTTGAAGAAAAAGGTTGGAATATTCTTTGCAATGGCGCACGAATTGATGCTTACCCATCACCAATGTCACGAGATATGGGAGGAGGAATAAAGCTTTATCGGCTAAAACTAGGTAAACGTCCTCAACGAAGCGATTTACTGAGAATATTTGATCGGGCAGAGCCAGAACAAATTGGTACAGTTGAAGAACAACGTGCTTACTACGAAAAGTGGCGTGCAAGTAAAAAAACAGATGAAAGCTTTTAAAGAGAGTAACCAAGCTTCC contains these protein-coding regions:
- a CDS encoding leucine-rich repeat domain-containing protein, with the translated sequence MKAKKEAIVKQIIYSGFLAILGMTVSIDSAIAQVENPSDTFETFTDWCLNQDELTPEARHTVQVLLEQAETQECDRATEILTQKKELNLSENAIVDVTPLASLQNLTSLGLGENNIEDVTPLANLHNLTAIVLWNNEIVDVTPLASLQNLEELYLINNEIEDVTPLANLQNLEELYLINNEIEDVTPLANLHNLTLLWLGDNEIVDLKPLANLQNLTWLEVGSNGIVDVTPLANLHNLTELEVDGNKIVDVTPLANLQNLTRLEVGFNEIVDVTPLANLQNLTRLEVGGNGIVDVTPLANLQNLEELYLIDNEIVDVTPLANLQNLTRLELRDNEIEDVTPLANLQNLTTLGLGGNEIVDVTSLANLQNLTTLGLDFNEIVDVTSLANLHNLEELFLSFNKIVDVTPLANLHNLEELDLGSNNIGDVTPLANLQNLTTLGLSGNDLKIPTCPIQPETVCRF
- a CDS encoding leucine-rich repeat domain-containing protein, with the protein product MKAKKEAIVKQIIYSGFLAILGMIVSVDRAIAQVQNPSDTFKTFTDWCLNQNDLTPEARHTVQVLLEQAEIQECDRATEILTQKKELNLSENKIVDVTPLANLQNLRELGLGGNDLKIPTCPIQPDTVCIFE
- a CDS encoding ABC transporter permease; translation: MSRAKALQYYLLTRLMLAPLMLFTIVTLVFLLLRATPGDPADAILGNRAPEAAKIALREQLGLNKPLFLQYLDYLGDLLRLDLGSSLTSAGLPVWEVIKQYFPATVELAFFSMVVAVIVGVGVGMISASFPGTFLDAGGRLFGIITYSLPLFWVGMVLQLIFAVGLGWFPIGTRFPISYPPPPTITGLYTFDSLLSGNFQQFLIALHYLALPCLALGVLLSGIFERIVRVNLKKTLQADYVEAARARGIPEIKILFNHAFKNALIPVITILGLTFAALLGGAVLTEVTFSWPGLGNRLYEAISLRDYPTVQGIMVFFGAIVVVASILIDIANAYVDPRIRY
- a CDS encoding universal stress protein; this encodes MKISQPDRELLPNETPTLEGLTDSGFKKILVALDRQSEKTIFAKALKLASQGESNLMIFHGISEQLLKTPDMVNTANPWAFDGFYPPDNFEYFEKVRQAALNEVLSWLRSLCETATNLGIPTEFDYKMGDPGHVICNCAKNWGADLIIVGRRGRSGLSEILLGSVSNYVLHHATCAVLVVQ
- a CDS encoding tetratricopeptide repeat protein, translated to MLKLGMAVVVGSLTINMSWFGDLNLALAQTQPQVSPLEITTPDPLLPDLSGDRSLSAVERLRLEQELAKLNAEATALFNSGKQDEAFTIWYRELRLRRFLGIIEEVNSLARVGVVAWNNTRKRDVQIITQRLETIQQEAAAENQLTPELLTALGVAYEQIRVPKQALSVYEIILQRAREVQDRRAIATALQTIGKLNLTWFNYSQAAQAYEELLNLTELPLLPLEQLNYLEQLAFIYQQAKEPEKAIPIQEQLAEIYQGNQQLVKLAELKISLANNYRTINQPEQASKNYREAFDLAWALQQFAYARNALNQLAQLYAAYDETDYAIAVYQELIKVEQQSYDFYNLMNTYDQLAQIYFQQKNYTQALAMLQEGLKIAEMLGYQEAYFQTQIERVPE
- a CDS encoding DUF3368 domain-containing protein, producing the protein MAKQRGIINDVSERIQALRDAGLWLLDTVVNLLKQQAGE
- a CDS encoding esterase-like activity of phytase family protein codes for the protein MNKIAKLLLSLVLLISLTACSTNRLNAQERIFLDLKLEFLDEYQLPKSNFNGTKVGGLSAIAYDPASSNYYVISDDRSNFAPARFYTFNIGFNQKDLDKIGIEKVDIKNVTYLRNENGQTYPAGSVDLEGIAVSPKRTIFVSSEGIPSQQIAPLIAEYDIETGKLLSKLRLPQRYLPNETDKQDEPPRGVQDNLGFESLSLNPNGLAASDPFRLFTATEAALLQDKIALNPETSDRLRFLHYVIGPVGSPLLLAEHLYLLEPTPKNTIANGLTEMSAIEPEGFFLTLERTFGAIGAGAKIFQVVIGNATDISGVDSLKGELGELQPLKKKILLDLSELGIYLDNLEAMTLGPRFRDGTQSLILLSDDNFRDNQVTQFLLFRLTEG
- a CDS encoding chromophore lyase CpcT/CpeT is translated as MTDIKTLAQLMAADFSNQEQAFENPPLFAHIRVCMRPLPLEFLDGVSMMVEQAYDYMLNTPYRLRVIKLVGSDRGIEIENYIVKDEKDEKNFHGATRDLDRLYTLKPAQIEKLPGCNMIVKKTENGFTGEVEPGKSCIVVRKGKTTYLDSTFEIDETQFISYDRGRDPETDEHIWGSVAGPFRFVRWATFADEVKS